From Candidatus Pedobacter colombiensis, one genomic window encodes:
- a CDS encoding SDR family oxidoreductase: protein MFSLKGKSAIITGGGSGIGKAISALFAKQGAHVHIIELNADAGLQTVNEIKAEGGLADVYGCDVSNQEAVVTVFKQIGKIDILVNNAGIAHVGRADNTSEADFVKVFDVNVKGAYNCLYAAIPVMRAQGSGVVLNMASIGAVVGLSDRFAYSMSKGAIFAMTMSVAKDYMAEGIRCNSISPARVHTPFVDGFIAKNYAGQEAEMFEKLSKSQPIGRMGKPEEVASLALYLCADESGFVTGNDYPLDGGFIKLNN from the coding sequence ATGTTTAGTTTAAAAGGAAAATCAGCAATTATTACAGGAGGAGGAAGTGGAATTGGCAAAGCAATATCAGCGCTTTTTGCCAAACAAGGTGCTCATGTCCATATTATAGAATTGAATGCAGATGCAGGTTTGCAAACGGTAAATGAAATAAAAGCAGAAGGAGGATTAGCTGATGTTTACGGTTGTGACGTAAGTAATCAGGAAGCCGTTGTGACTGTCTTTAAGCAGATTGGTAAGATTGATATTTTAGTGAACAATGCTGGTATTGCCCATGTTGGAAGAGCTGATAATACCAGCGAAGCAGATTTTGTTAAGGTATTTGATGTAAATGTTAAAGGTGCATATAATTGCTTGTATGCAGCTATTCCGGTAATGAGGGCGCAAGGTTCAGGAGTTGTTCTCAACATGGCCTCTATTGGTGCTGTAGTTGGCTTGTCGGATCGTTTTGCTTATTCTATGAGTAAGGGAGCGATTTTTGCCATGACGATGTCGGTAGCCAAAGATTATATGGCTGAAGGGATCAGGTGCAACAGCATTTCTCCGGCAAGGGTACATACACCTTTTGTAGATGGATTTATTGCTAAAAATTATGCAGGGCAGGAAGCTGAGATGTTCGAGAAATTGTCGAAAAGTCAGCCTATAGGCCGTATGGGAAAACCGGAAGAGGTGGCCTCGCTGGCACTTTATCTGTGTGCTGATGAATCCGGTTTTGTCACCGGAAATGATTATCCATTAGATGGAGGTTTTATTAAGCTGAATAACTAA
- a CDS encoding altronate dehydratase family protein, translating to MSINTVKSFLQIHPDDNVLVALQDLPKGQIVEWNGQVIKLKDDIHAKHKFFIEDLSIGGEVLMYGVLVGKATAFIPQGGLMTTGNVHHASQDYAYRKVNYEWQVPDVTKFKDRTFNGYHRADGRVGTANYWLFVPTVFCENRNLDVIKEALYNTLGYTVTDKYKQFAEQLLDAYQGGVDITSFKIDELAPVEPLKKRVFKHVDGIKFLNHQGGCGGTRQDSALLSQLLAAYADHPNVAGITVLSLGCQHLQTQNLLDDVKKRNPSFDKPVLIFEQQQSQSEEQLIKDAILKTFIGLEEINKVERKPAPLSKLCVGVKCGGSDGFSGISANPAVGYTSDLLVALGAKVLLAEFPELCGAEQNLIDRCVNEPTAEKFIRLMQEYDAQAHAVGSGFHMNPSPGNIKDGLITDAIKSTGAAKKAGTSPVVDVLDYTEPVTKPGLSLVCTPGNDVEATTGKAASGATLILFTTGLGTPTGNPVCPVIKVATNTSLATRMSDIIDIDTGAIIRGEKTIAEMGTEILEYCIKAASGEEIPKAVLLNQDDFIPWKRGVSL from the coding sequence ATGTCAATAAATACAGTAAAAAGTTTTTTGCAAATCCACCCCGATGATAATGTACTGGTGGCTTTGCAGGATTTGCCTAAAGGACAAATCGTAGAGTGGAATGGCCAAGTCATCAAATTAAAGGATGACATACATGCTAAACATAAATTCTTTATTGAAGACCTTTCCATTGGTGGGGAGGTCTTGATGTATGGTGTGCTTGTTGGGAAAGCAACAGCTTTTATCCCACAAGGTGGATTGATGACTACCGGTAATGTACATCATGCTTCGCAGGATTATGCTTATCGGAAAGTAAACTATGAATGGCAGGTACCTGATGTTACAAAATTTAAGGACAGGACCTTCAATGGCTACCATCGTGCTGATGGCAGAGTTGGAACGGCAAATTATTGGCTGTTTGTACCTACTGTTTTCTGCGAAAACAGGAACCTTGATGTGATAAAGGAGGCTTTATACAATACTTTGGGCTATACCGTAACGGATAAATACAAACAGTTTGCTGAACAATTGCTCGATGCTTATCAAGGTGGGGTAGACATTACCTCATTTAAAATTGATGAGCTTGCTCCTGTAGAGCCGCTTAAAAAGCGGGTTTTTAAGCATGTTGATGGCATTAAGTTCTTAAACCATCAGGGTGGATGTGGTGGAACAAGACAGGACTCTGCATTGCTTAGCCAATTGCTGGCTGCTTATGCAGATCATCCTAATGTTGCGGGGATAACCGTATTAAGTCTGGGTTGTCAGCATTTGCAAACACAGAATTTGCTGGATGATGTTAAAAAGAGAAATCCGTCATTTGATAAGCCGGTTTTGATATTTGAACAACAGCAAAGTCAGAGTGAAGAGCAGTTGATTAAAGATGCGATTCTGAAGACATTTATTGGATTGGAGGAAATCAACAAGGTAGAAAGGAAGCCCGCACCTTTAAGTAAATTATGTGTTGGTGTTAAATGCGGCGGAAGTGATGGATTTAGCGGGATATCTGCAAATCCGGCAGTTGGCTATACTTCTGATTTATTAGTAGCTTTAGGAGCAAAAGTTTTACTTGCGGAGTTCCCGGAGCTTTGTGGTGCTGAGCAAAATTTAATAGACAGGTGCGTAAATGAACCGACCGCAGAGAAATTCATCAGGTTAATGCAGGAATATGATGCGCAGGCACATGCTGTAGGCTCTGGATTCCACATGAACCCTTCTCCGGGTAACATTAAGGATGGTTTAATTACAGACGCAATAAAAAGTACAGGAGCTGCAAAGAAGGCAGGTACTTCACCTGTAGTTGATGTATTGGATTATACAGAGCCGGTAACCAAACCGGGGCTTAGCCTGGTTTGTACGCCTGGAAATGATGTAGAAGCTACAACAGGGAAGGCGGCAAGTGGCGCTACTTTAATTTTATTTACAACCGGATTGGGGACACCAACAGGGAATCCTGTTTGTCCGGTTATAAAAGTCGCTACCAATACATCACTGGCGACAAGGATGAGTGATATTATTGACATTGATACTGGTGCGATTATTCGTGGTGAGAAAACCATTGCAGAAATGGGTACGGAGATTTTGGAATACTGCATTAAAGCTGCAAGTGGAGAAGAAATTCCTAAAGCAGTGTTGTTGAATCAGGATGATTTTATTCCGTGGAAAAGAGGAGTTTCATTATAA
- a CDS encoding tetratricopeptide repeat protein — protein MRKLLYLIIALNIPLFSIAQNAAKVDQEKLLDFYQAQRYMEAADYLKSVYNDDTEVPKEISQLAYTNMMAGNLPLAEKYYLKLYNYQPNNLPVLFNLANISHRRGDDAKAKSYYLEIIKIDSTNFNVYKQLADMVASSSSPEKISYLKKANAIQPIHPDVAFDLSFSLNLINQKDSAYTVIQTALAADTSNMTLLKAKMPICIALLKIDETIQTGNQLMTFGDSSNFVLNNLGKAYFIKKDYPKALALFKIIEKLQQQNEATLYYTAVCYRELKDYPNSIEYMNLAIKESISPYTSKYYKTLGEVYEVNSMIQKANDSYLRSLSFENDGSVFYNLGLINDFKTAHKNTAVKYYKLYLASKPDPVKYKEVIDYIKLRIANLKDTK, from the coding sequence ATGAGGAAATTACTATATCTTATTATCGCATTAAACATCCCATTATTTTCAATTGCCCAGAATGCCGCAAAGGTAGATCAAGAAAAATTGCTGGATTTTTATCAAGCTCAACGTTATATGGAGGCAGCAGATTACCTCAAATCTGTTTACAACGACGACACTGAAGTTCCAAAAGAAATTTCTCAGCTTGCCTATACCAATATGATGGCAGGTAATCTCCCGCTTGCAGAGAAATATTATCTTAAACTATATAACTATCAGCCCAATAATTTACCGGTCCTATTTAACCTCGCTAACATCAGCCATCGACGAGGTGATGATGCCAAAGCAAAATCCTATTATCTTGAAATCATTAAAATAGATAGTACAAATTTCAATGTTTATAAGCAATTAGCTGATATGGTAGCTTCCTCGTCAAGTCCTGAAAAAATCAGCTATCTAAAAAAAGCAAATGCGATTCAACCCATTCATCCGGATGTAGCATTTGACTTATCTTTTAGTTTAAATTTAATCAATCAAAAAGATTCGGCTTACACAGTTATACAAACTGCTTTAGCAGCGGATACATCAAATATGACATTGCTAAAAGCCAAAATGCCTATATGTATCGCCTTATTGAAAATTGATGAAACGATTCAGACCGGCAATCAACTAATGACCTTTGGTGATAGTTCAAATTTCGTCCTTAATAATCTGGGTAAAGCTTATTTTATAAAGAAAGATTATCCTAAAGCATTAGCCCTGTTTAAAATCATTGAAAAATTGCAGCAGCAAAATGAAGCGACATTATACTATACAGCTGTGTGTTATCGTGAATTGAAGGATTATCCCAATTCAATTGAGTATATGAATCTCGCCATTAAAGAAAGTATTTCCCCCTATACCTCTAAGTATTACAAGACTTTGGGAGAGGTCTATGAAGTTAATTCCATGATCCAAAAGGCCAACGATTCCTATCTGAGAAGTCTTTCCTTTGAAAACGACGGCAGTGTATTTTACAATTTAGGCCTGATTAATGATTTCAAAACTGCTCATAAAAATACTGCAGTTAAATATTATAAGCTTTACTTAGCGAGCAAGCCTGACCCTGTGAAATATAAAGAGGTGATCGATTATATAAAACTAAGGATCGCCAATTTAAAAGATACGAAATAA
- a CDS encoding amidohydrolase family protein, translated as MLKIDSHQHFWIYDEVRDSWITDEMAVLRADYMPSTLLTTLQQHHFDGSVVIQSDQSPAENLFQIKNAENHPFVKGIVGWVDLQADDIEAQLTDLQQYHKLKGFRHILQGENDRALMLKPKFVNGIGKLQSFGYTYDVLIFPDQLKYAAELAAKFPDQPFVLNHIAKPGIKAGAIEEWKKDIIALAQHENVYCKVSGMVTEADWKHWKEADFRPYLDVVFDAFGIERVMYGSDWPVCLVAASYQQTLGLMEGYTSKLSPDEQMLFWGGNATKFYNL; from the coding sequence ATGCTAAAAATTGATTCTCATCAGCATTTCTGGATTTATGATGAGGTTAGGGACAGCTGGATAACAGATGAAATGGCGGTATTGAGGGCAGATTATATGCCCTCAACATTGCTGACAACACTTCAACAACATCATTTTGATGGGAGTGTGGTGATTCAATCGGATCAGTCTCCCGCCGAAAATCTTTTTCAGATTAAAAATGCTGAGAATCATCCATTTGTTAAGGGGATTGTTGGCTGGGTAGATTTACAGGCTGATGATATTGAAGCGCAGCTGACAGATTTACAACAGTACCACAAACTGAAAGGGTTCAGACATATCCTGCAGGGTGAAAATGACCGCGCATTAATGTTAAAGCCGAAGTTCGTAAATGGAATTGGTAAGCTGCAATCATTTGGTTATACCTATGATGTCTTGATCTTTCCTGATCAGCTAAAGTATGCTGCCGAGCTTGCAGCCAAATTCCCGGATCAGCCTTTTGTATTGAATCATATTGCCAAGCCTGGCATCAAGGCTGGTGCAATTGAAGAATGGAAAAAGGATATTATAGCCCTGGCGCAGCATGAAAATGTGTACTGTAAAGTGTCAGGCATGGTTACCGAAGCCGATTGGAAGCACTGGAAGGAAGCTGATTTTAGACCTTACCTGGATGTAGTTTTTGATGCTTTTGGTATCGAACGCGTCATGTATGGATCGGATTGGCCGGTTTGCCTGGTGGCAGCCTCTTATCAACAGACACTCGGTTTAATGGAGGGATATACTTCAAAGCTTTCTCCGGATGAGCAGATGCTTTTCTGGGGAGGTAATGCAACAAAATTTTATAATTTATAA
- the rfbA gene encoding glucose-1-phosphate thymidylyltransferase RfbA has translation MKGIILAGGSGTRLHPLTLVMSKQMMPVYDKPMIYYPLSILMLAGIKEVLIISTPHDLPNFEKLLGDGSGLGCKFSYAVQEQPNGLAQAFVIGADFIGNDKVALVLGDNIFYGDGMSKLLQASADPEGGVVFAYRVSDPERYGVVEFDDQNVAISIEEKPAHPKSDYAVPGLYFYDNSVVEIAKNIKPSPRGEYEITDVNKVYLEQGKLKVGVLSRGTAWLDTGTFASLMQAGQFVQVIEERQGLKIGCIEEVAYRMGFIDKEQLRRIATPLVKSGYGEYLLKMFK, from the coding sequence TTGAAAGGAATAATTCTAGCCGGAGGAAGTGGTACAAGACTACATCCCTTAACCCTGGTAATGAGCAAGCAGATGATGCCTGTTTATGATAAACCAATGATCTATTATCCATTATCTATTCTGATGCTGGCAGGGATCAAAGAAGTATTGATCATTTCTACACCCCATGATCTGCCAAACTTTGAGAAGCTTTTGGGGGATGGTTCAGGATTGGGCTGTAAGTTTTCTTATGCTGTACAGGAACAACCTAATGGTCTTGCTCAGGCATTTGTGATCGGTGCTGATTTTATCGGCAATGATAAAGTAGCCCTGGTATTGGGTGATAACATTTTTTACGGAGATGGAATGTCAAAACTTTTGCAAGCCAGTGCAGATCCTGAAGGTGGTGTTGTATTTGCTTACCGGGTTTCTGATCCAGAACGGTACGGGGTAGTAGAATTTGATGATCAGAATGTGGCGATTTCTATTGAAGAGAAACCAGCTCATCCAAAGTCTGATTATGCGGTACCAGGTTTGTATTTCTACGACAATAGTGTGGTAGAGATTGCCAAAAATATTAAGCCTTCACCAAGGGGAGAATACGAAATTACAGATGTAAATAAAGTTTACCTGGAGCAAGGGAAGTTAAAGGTAGGGGTGTTGAGCAGGGGGACAGCCTGGTTAGATACAGGGACTTTTGCTTCGTTAATGCAGGCAGGTCAGTTTGTGCAGGTGATAGAAGAGCGTCAGGGATTGAAAATTGGCTGTATTGAAGAAGTTGCTTATCGCATGGGATTCATTGATAAAGAACAGTTAAGAAGAATTGCAACTCCATTAGTGAAGAGTGGGTATGGGGAGTATTTGCTAAAAATGTTTAAATGA
- a CDS encoding L-rhamnose mutarotase, giving the protein MNKRYCLTLDLIPNDDLIAGYEEMHRKVWPEIIESITTAGIEDMEIYRTGNRLFMIMEVNDTFSFDRKSEMDAGNEKVQEWETLMWKYQQAVPGAKPGEKWIMMDRIFELNA; this is encoded by the coding sequence ATGAATAAAAGATATTGCCTGACGCTGGATTTAATACCCAACGATGATTTGATTGCTGGGTACGAGGAGATGCACCGTAAAGTATGGCCAGAGATTATAGAAAGTATAACCACTGCCGGAATTGAAGATATGGAGATTTATAGGACAGGCAATCGCTTGTTTATGATTATGGAGGTAAATGATACATTTAGCTTTGATCGTAAGTCGGAAATGGATGCAGGCAATGAGAAGGTACAGGAATGGGAAACCTTAATGTGGAAATATCAGCAAGCTGTACCTGGAGCTAAGCCTGGAGAGAAATGGATAATGATGGATAGAATATTTGAGTTAAACGCCTAA
- the fucP gene encoding L-fucose:H+ symporter permease, translating into MTKNKYLFPFIMITSLFFMWGFVHNLDPILIPHLKRSFSLTTLQASLVDSAVFIAYFVMALPAGFIMKKYGYKTGIIIGLAFFAIGSFLFIPAANTQLYVFFLGALFIIACGLTILETAANPYASLLGPPETATFRLNFAQTFNGLAATLAPMIGARVILIKGASDEELSKMSESGRQLALASEASSVKTPYLILGGIIVVIAVIFVFLKLPTIKEEEVKGEKSGILHTLRHRHLSWAVVAQFFYVGAQVCVFSFFILYATKAAGIDQQTAADYAGYGVGLAFLLGRVIGTFLMKFIKAEKLLVIYALINVILCGVAITAGGTLALIAVIGIAFFMSIMFPTIFSLGIKDLGSDTKLGSSLIIMSIVGGAILPPVMGYISDVAENIQIGYVVPLICFVVVLLFGLKGHKVVKA; encoded by the coding sequence ATGACGAAAAATAAATACCTTTTTCCTTTTATCATGATCACCTCACTGTTCTTTATGTGGGGATTTGTACATAACCTGGATCCGATCCTTATTCCGCACCTAAAGCGGTCATTTAGTCTCACTACATTACAGGCCTCACTGGTAGATTCGGCCGTGTTTATTGCTTATTTCGTGATGGCATTACCTGCTGGGTTCATCATGAAAAAATATGGGTATAAGACAGGGATTATTATTGGACTGGCCTTCTTTGCTATAGGATCATTCTTATTTATTCCTGCTGCCAATACACAGCTGTATGTATTCTTTCTGGGGGCACTTTTTATTATTGCCTGCGGGTTGACCATACTGGAAACGGCAGCGAATCCGTATGCTTCTTTGTTAGGCCCTCCGGAGACAGCAACCTTTCGATTAAACTTTGCACAAACTTTTAATGGCCTGGCAGCTACACTAGCGCCTATGATTGGGGCAAGGGTAATTTTAATCAAGGGGGCCTCGGATGAGGAATTGAGTAAGATGTCCGAGTCTGGCAGGCAGTTGGCATTAGCTTCAGAAGCTTCTTCTGTAAAAACACCTTACCTGATTTTGGGGGGGATTATCGTTGTGATCGCAGTGATATTTGTTTTTTTAAAATTGCCTACAATCAAAGAAGAAGAGGTAAAAGGGGAGAAAAGTGGGATCTTACACACTTTAAGACACCGTCATTTAAGCTGGGCTGTAGTGGCACAATTCTTTTATGTTGGGGCGCAGGTATGTGTATTTAGCTTCTTCATCTTGTATGCAACTAAGGCTGCTGGTATAGATCAGCAAACGGCAGCAGACTATGCCGGGTATGGAGTGGGACTTGCTTTTCTGCTGGGAAGGGTAATTGGAACTTTCCTTATGAAATTTATTAAAGCAGAAAAATTGCTGGTTATTTATGCATTGATCAACGTCATTTTATGTGGTGTAGCCATTACTGCTGGAGGTACACTTGCGCTGATTGCAGTAATTGGGATTGCCTTTTTTATGTCAATTATGTTCCCAACCATTTTCTCCCTTGGCATCAAAGACCTTGGCAGTGATACCAAGTTGGGGAGTAGCCTGATCATCATGTCAATCGTAGGTGGCGCTATATTGCCACCAGTAATGGGTTATATTAGTGATGTAGCCGAAAATATTCAGATCGGATATGTGGTGCCCCTCATCTGTTTTGTAGTGGTGCTCTTATTCGGATTAAAAGGACATAAAGTTGTTAAAGCGTAA
- a CDS encoding fumarylacetoacetate hydrolase family protein translates to MKLIRWGAADQEKIGVIVNDIWYDTSAFGGDYNEQFFNDNGLERLAAFVKANEGNLAVIPAGTRLGSPIARPSKIVCIGLNYADHAKETNAAIPTEPVIFMKASTSMVGPFDDVVIPKNSVKTDWEVELAVVIGKKASYVEEADALDYVAGYALHNDVSEREFQLERNGTWDKGKGCDTFAPLGPFLATQDEISDVNNLRLWLTVNGQKMQDGNTSNFIFNVPFVVAYVSQFMTLLPGDVISTGTPAGVGLGFNPPVYLKDGDVVELGIDGLGASKQQVKNYAKN, encoded by the coding sequence ATGAAATTAATTAGATGGGGAGCTGCCGATCAGGAGAAAATCGGTGTAATTGTAAACGATATTTGGTATGATACTTCAGCCTTTGGCGGAGATTATAACGAACAGTTTTTTAATGACAATGGATTGGAAAGACTTGCAGCATTTGTGAAAGCAAATGAAGGTAACTTAGCTGTTATTCCTGCCGGAACAAGATTAGGATCTCCGATTGCCCGTCCTTCAAAAATAGTTTGTATCGGGTTAAACTATGCCGATCATGCCAAAGAAACTAATGCTGCAATTCCAACGGAGCCGGTTATATTTATGAAGGCAAGCACTTCAATGGTTGGACCTTTTGATGATGTTGTCATCCCTAAAAACTCTGTAAAAACAGACTGGGAAGTAGAACTAGCCGTAGTCATTGGCAAGAAAGCTTCTTATGTGGAAGAGGCAGACGCATTGGATTATGTAGCAGGATATGCTTTACATAATGATGTATCTGAGCGGGAATTTCAATTGGAGAGAAATGGTACGTGGGATAAGGGAAAAGGTTGTGATACGTTTGCCCCTCTAGGCCCATTTTTGGCTACCCAGGACGAAATTTCGGATGTGAATAATTTGCGCCTTTGGTTGACTGTAAATGGTCAGAAAATGCAGGATGGTAACACCTCCAACTTTATATTTAATGTTCCTTTTGTTGTGGCTTACGTAAGTCAGTTTATGACATTATTGCCTGGCGATGTGATTTCTACGGGAACACCTGCAGGTGTAGGTTTAGGTTTTAACCCGCCTGTATATCTTAAAGATGGTGATGTTGTGGAACTAGGTATTGACGGTTTGGGAGCTTCTAAACAGCAAGTAAAAAACTATGCTAAAAATTGA
- a CDS encoding DUF3109 family protein produces MIEVQHTLVHEDVITESFVCNLNKCKGICCVEGDAGAPLDVAETAILKDIYPKIKHLLEPKGVAAIEAQGTSVVDADGDLTTPCVDGNKECAYVTFENGITKCGIEKGYEQGLVDWQKPISCHLYPIRITQYPEFEVLNYDRWHICHDACSFGRELKVPVYQFLKGPLIRKYGAEWFAELENSVSSGK; encoded by the coding sequence ATGATAGAAGTACAGCATACGCTGGTTCATGAAGACGTCATTACGGAGAGCTTTGTGTGTAACCTGAACAAATGCAAGGGCATTTGTTGCGTGGAAGGAGATGCGGGTGCGCCGCTTGATGTAGCTGAAACCGCTATTCTCAAAGATATTTACCCAAAGATCAAGCACCTGCTTGAACCAAAGGGTGTAGCTGCCATAGAGGCGCAAGGCACATCAGTGGTTGATGCAGATGGAGATTTAACAACTCCTTGTGTAGATGGAAATAAAGAATGTGCCTATGTAACATTTGAAAATGGGATCACGAAATGCGGGATAGAGAAAGGGTATGAGCAAGGTCTGGTAGACTGGCAAAAGCCGATCTCCTGTCATTTGTATCCAATCCGGATCACCCAATATCCTGAATTTGAAGTGTTGAATTATGACAGATGGCACATTTGCCATGATGCCTGTTCATTCGGAAGAGAGCTGAAAGTTCCTGTTTACCAGTTTCTAAAAGGTCCGCTGATTAGAAAATATGGGGCAGAATGGTTTGCTGAACTCGAAAATAGTGTATCTTCGGGTAAGTAA
- a CDS encoding SDR family oxidoreductase, which produces MDLQLKDKVVIVTGGAKGIGEGIVRVLAKEGAIPVIVGRNEQDNLKLANDVIANGGQVFQLAAELTNPKDAEKAIATVLEKFGRIDGLVNNAGVNDGVGLESGNYDKFVESLHKNVIHYYLMAHHALPALKASNGSIVNIGSKVADTGQGGTSAYAASNGARNALTREWAVELLPYGIRVNSVIVAECYTPLYQTWINSIPNSEEKLAAIKAKIPFGQRMTTAEEIANATAFLLSDASSHTTGQLVYVDGGYVHLDRSISPA; this is translated from the coding sequence ATGGATCTGCAATTAAAAGATAAAGTGGTTATTGTTACCGGAGGTGCCAAGGGTATTGGCGAAGGTATTGTGCGGGTACTGGCAAAGGAAGGCGCAATTCCTGTAATTGTTGGCAGAAACGAGCAGGATAATTTGAAGCTTGCGAATGATGTCATCGCAAACGGTGGACAGGTTTTTCAGCTCGCAGCTGAATTGACGAATCCGAAGGATGCTGAAAAAGCAATCGCAACGGTTTTGGAGAAGTTTGGTCGTATTGATGGACTGGTAAATAATGCCGGTGTAAATGATGGTGTTGGACTGGAAAGTGGCAATTATGATAAATTCGTGGAGAGCTTGCATAAAAATGTAATCCATTATTATCTAATGGCGCACCATGCTTTGCCGGCGCTAAAAGCTTCTAATGGTTCAATTGTAAATATTGGCTCAAAGGTAGCGGATACAGGGCAAGGTGGAACTTCTGCCTATGCGGCGTCAAATGGTGCAAGGAATGCGTTAACACGCGAATGGGCGGTAGAATTATTGCCTTATGGGATTAGAGTGAATTCTGTTATCGTAGCGGAGTGTTATACACCTTTGTACCAGACCTGGATCAATTCTATTCCAAATTCGGAAGAAAAACTTGCCGCTATCAAAGCTAAGATTCCTTTCGGACAAAGAATGACAACGGCTGAAGAGATTGCAAATGCGACGGCATTTTTGCTTTCTGATGCATCTAGTCACACTACTGGGCAATTGGTCTATGTAGATGGGGGATATGTGCACCTGGATAGGTCGATTAGCCCCGCATAG